The following are from one region of the Vitis riparia cultivar Riparia Gloire de Montpellier isolate 1030 chromosome 14, EGFV_Vit.rip_1.0, whole genome shotgun sequence genome:
- the LOC117930743 gene encoding chloroplastic group IIA intron splicing facilitator CRS1, chloroplastic isoform X6: MSPALFLSLSPIPNHSQFPSNSNSLSNSSIRILNLQRIHSFKPPPISTTTTATTNHPDHSISSQPVSGTDAAIKMPTAPWMKGPLLLQPNEVLDLSKARPKKVAGSAGAEKPDRSLTEKVSGGRGAKAMKKIMQSIVKLQETHTSDETQENTEEFEFGVSLEGIGGDENSRIGGKMPWLKTEKVVFRRTKKEKVMTAAELTLDPMLLERLRGEAVKMRKWVKVKKAGVTESVVDQIHMVWKSDELAMVKFDMPLCRNMDRAREILEIKTRGLVIWSKKDTLVVYRGSNYQSTSKHFQKMRPGLVASADASNSKLNQSNFEDDLTISEIKFHESTTGEKLGRKDGEEDSSPTGIFMEEMVDSQPVNGSLYEREADRLLDGLGPRFIDWWRPKPLPVDADLLPEVLPGFRPPFRLSPPQTRSKLTDDELTYLRKLAYALPTHFVLGRNRKLQGLAAAILKLWEKSLIVKIAIKWGIPNTKNEQMANELKCLTGGVLLLRNKFFIILYRGKDFLPCRVANLIVEREVEFKGCQIREEDARLKAIETSFVTDEPLANTSTTGTLSEFQNIETEFRGLKDGNTEIEVELEAEKERLEKELKKQERKLFILKMKIERSAKVLAKLNSAWRPADHDADKEMITEEERECFRKIGQKMDSSLLLGKEKEEEGSLMV, from the exons ATGTCTCccgctctctttctctctctttcccctATACCGAACCATTCCCAATTTCCCTCCAATTCCAACTCACTCTCAAATTCCTCCATTCGCATCTTAAACCTTCAACGGATTCATTCCTTCAAGCCTCCGCCCatttccaccaccaccaccgccaccacGAACCACCCAGATCATTCAATCTCATCACAGCCCGTTTCGGGTACCGATGCCGCCATTAAAATGCCCACAGCTCCTTGGATGAAAGGTCCTCTTCTTCTCCAGCCCAATGAAGTCCTGGACCTCTCCAAAGCAAGACCCAAGAAAGTAGCCGGCAGTGCCGGAGCTGAAAAGCCTGACCGGTCTCTGACCGAGAAAGTGAGCGGCGGAAGAGGGGCGAAGGCAATGAAAAAGATCATGCAAAGCATTGTGAAACTTCAAGAAACTCACACTTCAGACGAGACACAAGAAAATACagaagaatttgaatttgggGTTTCACTTGAAGGGATTGGGGGAGATGAGAATTCGAGAATCGGCGGGAAAATGCCGTGGTTGAAGACGGAGAAGGTTGTGTTTCGTCGGACGAAGAAGGAGAAAGTGATGACTGCCGCGGAATTGACTCTTGATCCAATGTTGCTGGAAAGATTGAGAGGCGAGGCtgtgaaaatgagaaaatgggtGAAGGTCAAGAAAGCTGGGGTGACTGAGAGTGTTGTCGATCAAATTCACATGGTTTGGAAGAGCGATGAACTTGCCATGGTCAAATTCGACATGCCTTTGTGCCGGAATATGGATAGAGCGCGGGAGATTCTTGAG ATCAAGACCAGAGGCTTGGTTATTTGGAGTAAGAAAGACACTCTTGTTGTTTATAGGGGATCCAATTATCAGTCAACttcaaaacattttcaaaagatGCGTCCAGGACTTGTAGCTAGTGCAGATGCTTCTAACTCAAAACTCaatcaatcaaattttgaaGACGACCTTACAATTtctgaaataaaatttcatgaaAGTACCACTGGTGAAAAGTTGGGCAGGAAGGATGGAGAAGAGGACTCTTCACCCACTGGCATATTTATGGAGGAAATGGTGGATTCTCAACCTGTAAATGGGTCATTGTATGAGAGGGAAGCGGATAGATTACTAGATGGCTTAGGACCTCGATTTATTGACTGGTGGAGGCCAAAACCTCTTCCAGTTGATGCAGACTTGCTTCCAGAAGTGCTTCCTGGATTTAGGCCTCCATTCAGGCTTTCCCCACCTCAGACTAGATCAAAGCTGACTGATGATGAATTGACATACTTGCGGAAGCTTGCTTACGCTCTACCAACTCATTTTGTCCTTG GGAGAAACAGAAAGCTTCAAGGATTAGCTGCTGCTATATTGAAATTGTGGGAGAAAAGTCTGATAGTAAAGATTGCAATAAAGTGGGGAATTCCAAACACTAAGAATGAGCAAATGGCAAATGAGCTCAAG TGTCTCACTGGAGGAGTTCTGTTACTGCGTAATAAGTTCTTTATCATACTTTATAGAGGCAAAGATTTTCTTCCTTGTAGAGTTGCAAATTTAATAGTTGAGAGAGAAGTGGAGTTCAAAGGATGCCAAATTCGTGAAGAAGATGCCAGGCTGAAAGCAATTGAAACTTCCTTTGTGACTGATGAACCGCTGGCAAACACTAGCACTACTGGAACATTATCAGAATTCCAGAATATAGAAACAGAATTCAGGGGCCTGAAAGATGGAAATACGGAGATTGAAGTTGAATTGGAAGCTGAAAAAGAAAGATTAGAGAAGGAACTGAAAAAGCAGGAGCGCAAGCTTTTCATT CTTAAAATGAAGATAGAGAGGTCAGCCAAAGTGTTAGCAAAGTTGAATTCTGCTTGGAGACCTGCTGATCATGATGCAGACAAAGAAATGATAACAGAAGAGGAGAGAGAATGTTTCAGAAAGATAGGACAGAAAATGGATAGCAGTCTCCTTCTTGGTAAGGAAAAG
- the LOC117930743 gene encoding chloroplastic group IIA intron splicing facilitator CRS1, chloroplastic isoform X5, translated as MSPALFLSLSPIPNHSQFPSNSNSLSNSSIRILNLQRIHSFKPPPISTTTTATTNHPDHSISSQPVSGTDAAIKMPTAPWMKGPLLLQPNEVLDLSKARPKKVAGSAGAEKPDRSLTEKVSGGRGAKAMKKIMQSIVKLQETHTSDETQENTEEFEFGVSLEGIGGDENSRIGGKMPWLKTEKVVFRRTKKEKVMTAAELTLDPMLLERLRGEAVKMRKWVKVKKAGVTESVVDQIHMVWKSDELAMVKFDMPLCRNMDRAREILEIKTRGLVIWSKKDTLVVYRGSNYQSTSKHFQKMRPGLVASADASNSKLNQSNFEDDLTISEIKFHESTTGEKLGRKDGEEDSSPTGIFMEEMVDSQPVNGSLYEREADRLLDGLGPRFIDWWRPKPLPVDADLLPEVLPGFRPPFRLSPPQTRSKLTDDELTYLRKLAYALPTHFVLGRNRKLQGLAAAILKLWEKSLIVKIAIKWGIPNTKNEQMANELKCLTGGVLLLRNKFFIILYRGKDFLPCRVANLIVEREVEFKGCQIREEDARLKAIETSFVTDEPLANTSTTGTLSEFQNIETEFRGLKDGNTEIEVELEAEKERLEKELKKQERKLFILKMKIERSAKVLAKLNSAWRPADHDADKEMITEEERECFRKIGQKMDSSLLLGARRLLWSDHNERKFLMVISAYDII; from the exons ATGTCTCccgctctctttctctctctttcccctATACCGAACCATTCCCAATTTCCCTCCAATTCCAACTCACTCTCAAATTCCTCCATTCGCATCTTAAACCTTCAACGGATTCATTCCTTCAAGCCTCCGCCCatttccaccaccaccaccgccaccacGAACCACCCAGATCATTCAATCTCATCACAGCCCGTTTCGGGTACCGATGCCGCCATTAAAATGCCCACAGCTCCTTGGATGAAAGGTCCTCTTCTTCTCCAGCCCAATGAAGTCCTGGACCTCTCCAAAGCAAGACCCAAGAAAGTAGCCGGCAGTGCCGGAGCTGAAAAGCCTGACCGGTCTCTGACCGAGAAAGTGAGCGGCGGAAGAGGGGCGAAGGCAATGAAAAAGATCATGCAAAGCATTGTGAAACTTCAAGAAACTCACACTTCAGACGAGACACAAGAAAATACagaagaatttgaatttgggGTTTCACTTGAAGGGATTGGGGGAGATGAGAATTCGAGAATCGGCGGGAAAATGCCGTGGTTGAAGACGGAGAAGGTTGTGTTTCGTCGGACGAAGAAGGAGAAAGTGATGACTGCCGCGGAATTGACTCTTGATCCAATGTTGCTGGAAAGATTGAGAGGCGAGGCtgtgaaaatgagaaaatgggtGAAGGTCAAGAAAGCTGGGGTGACTGAGAGTGTTGTCGATCAAATTCACATGGTTTGGAAGAGCGATGAACTTGCCATGGTCAAATTCGACATGCCTTTGTGCCGGAATATGGATAGAGCGCGGGAGATTCTTGAG ATCAAGACCAGAGGCTTGGTTATTTGGAGTAAGAAAGACACTCTTGTTGTTTATAGGGGATCCAATTATCAGTCAACttcaaaacattttcaaaagatGCGTCCAGGACTTGTAGCTAGTGCAGATGCTTCTAACTCAAAACTCaatcaatcaaattttgaaGACGACCTTACAATTtctgaaataaaatttcatgaaAGTACCACTGGTGAAAAGTTGGGCAGGAAGGATGGAGAAGAGGACTCTTCACCCACTGGCATATTTATGGAGGAAATGGTGGATTCTCAACCTGTAAATGGGTCATTGTATGAGAGGGAAGCGGATAGATTACTAGATGGCTTAGGACCTCGATTTATTGACTGGTGGAGGCCAAAACCTCTTCCAGTTGATGCAGACTTGCTTCCAGAAGTGCTTCCTGGATTTAGGCCTCCATTCAGGCTTTCCCCACCTCAGACTAGATCAAAGCTGACTGATGATGAATTGACATACTTGCGGAAGCTTGCTTACGCTCTACCAACTCATTTTGTCCTTG GGAGAAACAGAAAGCTTCAAGGATTAGCTGCTGCTATATTGAAATTGTGGGAGAAAAGTCTGATAGTAAAGATTGCAATAAAGTGGGGAATTCCAAACACTAAGAATGAGCAAATGGCAAATGAGCTCAAG TGTCTCACTGGAGGAGTTCTGTTACTGCGTAATAAGTTCTTTATCATACTTTATAGAGGCAAAGATTTTCTTCCTTGTAGAGTTGCAAATTTAATAGTTGAGAGAGAAGTGGAGTTCAAAGGATGCCAAATTCGTGAAGAAGATGCCAGGCTGAAAGCAATTGAAACTTCCTTTGTGACTGATGAACCGCTGGCAAACACTAGCACTACTGGAACATTATCAGAATTCCAGAATATAGAAACAGAATTCAGGGGCCTGAAAGATGGAAATACGGAGATTGAAGTTGAATTGGAAGCTGAAAAAGAAAGATTAGAGAAGGAACTGAAAAAGCAGGAGCGCAAGCTTTTCATT CTTAAAATGAAGATAGAGAGGTCAGCCAAAGTGTTAGCAAAGTTGAATTCTGCTTGGAGACCTGCTGATCATGATGCAGACAAAGAAATGATAACAGAAGAGGAGAGAGAATGTTTCAGAAAGATAGGACAGAAAATGGATAGCAGTCTCCTTCTTG
- the LOC117930743 gene encoding chloroplastic group IIA intron splicing facilitator CRS1, chloroplastic isoform X4 produces the protein MSPALFLSLSPIPNHSQFPSNSNSLSNSSIRILNLQRIHSFKPPPISTTTTATTNHPDHSISSQPVSGTDAAIKMPTAPWMKGPLLLQPNEVLDLSKARPKKVAGSAGAEKPDRSLTEKVSGGRGAKAMKKIMQSIVKLQETHTSDETQENTEEFEFGVSLEGIGGDENSRIGGKMPWLKTEKVVFRRTKKEKVMTAAELTLDPMLLERLRGEAVKMRKWVKVKKAGVTESVVDQIHMVWKSDELAMVKFDMPLCRNMDRAREILEIKTRGLVIWSKKDTLVVYRGSNYQSTSKHFQKMRPGLVASADASNSKLNQSNFEDDLTISEIKFHESTTGEKLGRKDGEEDSSPTGIFMEEMVDSQPVNGSLYEREADRLLDGLGPRFIDWWRPKPLPVDADLLPEVLPGFRPPFRLSPPQTRSKLTDDELTYLRKLAYALPTHFVLGRNRKLQGLAAAILKLWEKSLIVKIAIKWGIPNTKNEQMANELKCLTGGVLLLRNKFFIILYRGKDFLPCRVANLIVEREVEFKGCQIREEDARLKAIETSFVTDEPLANTSTTGTLSEFQNIETEFRGLKDGNTEIEVELEAEKERLEKELKKQERKLFILKMKIERSAKVLAKLNSAWRPADHDADKEMITEEERECFRKIGQKMDSSLLLASTQRNSVLVQIHSILKTKTGRKKRGL, from the exons ATGTCTCccgctctctttctctctctttcccctATACCGAACCATTCCCAATTTCCCTCCAATTCCAACTCACTCTCAAATTCCTCCATTCGCATCTTAAACCTTCAACGGATTCATTCCTTCAAGCCTCCGCCCatttccaccaccaccaccgccaccacGAACCACCCAGATCATTCAATCTCATCACAGCCCGTTTCGGGTACCGATGCCGCCATTAAAATGCCCACAGCTCCTTGGATGAAAGGTCCTCTTCTTCTCCAGCCCAATGAAGTCCTGGACCTCTCCAAAGCAAGACCCAAGAAAGTAGCCGGCAGTGCCGGAGCTGAAAAGCCTGACCGGTCTCTGACCGAGAAAGTGAGCGGCGGAAGAGGGGCGAAGGCAATGAAAAAGATCATGCAAAGCATTGTGAAACTTCAAGAAACTCACACTTCAGACGAGACACAAGAAAATACagaagaatttgaatttgggGTTTCACTTGAAGGGATTGGGGGAGATGAGAATTCGAGAATCGGCGGGAAAATGCCGTGGTTGAAGACGGAGAAGGTTGTGTTTCGTCGGACGAAGAAGGAGAAAGTGATGACTGCCGCGGAATTGACTCTTGATCCAATGTTGCTGGAAAGATTGAGAGGCGAGGCtgtgaaaatgagaaaatgggtGAAGGTCAAGAAAGCTGGGGTGACTGAGAGTGTTGTCGATCAAATTCACATGGTTTGGAAGAGCGATGAACTTGCCATGGTCAAATTCGACATGCCTTTGTGCCGGAATATGGATAGAGCGCGGGAGATTCTTGAG ATCAAGACCAGAGGCTTGGTTATTTGGAGTAAGAAAGACACTCTTGTTGTTTATAGGGGATCCAATTATCAGTCAACttcaaaacattttcaaaagatGCGTCCAGGACTTGTAGCTAGTGCAGATGCTTCTAACTCAAAACTCaatcaatcaaattttgaaGACGACCTTACAATTtctgaaataaaatttcatgaaAGTACCACTGGTGAAAAGTTGGGCAGGAAGGATGGAGAAGAGGACTCTTCACCCACTGGCATATTTATGGAGGAAATGGTGGATTCTCAACCTGTAAATGGGTCATTGTATGAGAGGGAAGCGGATAGATTACTAGATGGCTTAGGACCTCGATTTATTGACTGGTGGAGGCCAAAACCTCTTCCAGTTGATGCAGACTTGCTTCCAGAAGTGCTTCCTGGATTTAGGCCTCCATTCAGGCTTTCCCCACCTCAGACTAGATCAAAGCTGACTGATGATGAATTGACATACTTGCGGAAGCTTGCTTACGCTCTACCAACTCATTTTGTCCTTG GGAGAAACAGAAAGCTTCAAGGATTAGCTGCTGCTATATTGAAATTGTGGGAGAAAAGTCTGATAGTAAAGATTGCAATAAAGTGGGGAATTCCAAACACTAAGAATGAGCAAATGGCAAATGAGCTCAAG TGTCTCACTGGAGGAGTTCTGTTACTGCGTAATAAGTTCTTTATCATACTTTATAGAGGCAAAGATTTTCTTCCTTGTAGAGTTGCAAATTTAATAGTTGAGAGAGAAGTGGAGTTCAAAGGATGCCAAATTCGTGAAGAAGATGCCAGGCTGAAAGCAATTGAAACTTCCTTTGTGACTGATGAACCGCTGGCAAACACTAGCACTACTGGAACATTATCAGAATTCCAGAATATAGAAACAGAATTCAGGGGCCTGAAAGATGGAAATACGGAGATTGAAGTTGAATTGGAAGCTGAAAAAGAAAGATTAGAGAAGGAACTGAAAAAGCAGGAGCGCAAGCTTTTCATT CTTAAAATGAAGATAGAGAGGTCAGCCAAAGTGTTAGCAAAGTTGAATTCTGCTTGGAGACCTGCTGATCATGATGCAGACAAAGAAATGATAACAGAAGAGGAGAGAGAATGTTTCAGAAAGATAGGACAGAAAATGGATAGCAGTCTCCTTCTTG